The Paenibacillus mucilaginosus 3016 genome includes the window CCTGACCTATGCCTTCGGGCTGCGGATGCTGTGGAAGACCCTGGGGATTACGGCGGGAGGCAATCTGCCTCCCTGGGGCAGCTTCGCCATAATGACGTTCATGGCCCTCCTTCTGTATCTTTATCAAATGTGGCAGGAAAAGGCTTTTGCACCGGCTCCGAGTCCGGCGGAGGAGAAGGGCAAAGTCAGGATCACAATGATCAGCCGCTCCGCCAGGCTTCTGAAGCATGGTGCGCGGTGAGGAAGCAGTGCCTCCCCCTCCCTCTGAAAGATTAAAAAAAGGCTGCCGGCATGCGAATGCGGGCAGCCTTCGTCGTCAGCTTAAACAGAGCACCTCCACCAAAAATCCACCGGGGGCCTGCACATAGAAGGTCCAGCCGTGGGATCTGGTCGGCGGTTCCACCTCGTACCCGTCCTCCTTCAAGCGGCGGTTGATCTCGTTCACCCGCTCTTCGCTCTCCTGGATGAAGCCGATATGGAAGGTCTTCGGATAGGAGACCGAAGCCCCCTTCATCAAGGTAAATACAATGCCGTCGTCGTCCGACAGCATGGCGAAGGCATCGCCGCGGGTATGACGCGTCTGCAGCCCAAAATACGTTT containing:
- a CDS encoding VOC family protein, translating into MKLNHLNLTVTDVTAARGFLETYFGLQTRHTRGDAFAMLSDDDGIVFTLMKGASVSYPKTFHIGFIQESEERVNEINRRLKEDGYEVEPPTRSHGWTFYVQAPGGFLVEVLCLS